The Phyllopteryx taeniolatus isolate TA_2022b chromosome 7, UOR_Ptae_1.2, whole genome shotgun sequence genome has a segment encoding these proteins:
- the lonp1 gene encoding lon protease homolog, mitochondrial isoform X1, translated as MAVYMKMMRAAALLHSKPAHVVKLKPAGCLRSGLHRADTPDPGGFRSVRLYNSSGSLHASDMTAGPGRWMRVTGVHSGLLTSSSCRPRAFGNRASGAGFSGEDGAESGGGGDGSGGEESGGGGVGEDGGAAYAGAQMTALTPMMVPEVFPNVPLIAVSRNPVFPRFIKIIEVKNKNLMELLRRKVRLAQPYAGVFLKRDDNNESDVVESLDAVYGTGTFVQIHEMQDLGDKLRMIVMGHRRVRITRRLEVEAEEEDAAAAAAEPAWSPESEPRAIAASGRKAKRSRTEPAGEPAEQLDHKIAEADLTPELRPLPSSGVLMVEVDNVLHEHFTVTEEVKALTAEIVKTIRDIIALNPLYRESVLQMMQAGQRVVDNPIYLSDMGAALTGAESHELQDVLEETNIPKRLYKALSLLKKEFELSKLQQRLGREVEEKIKQTHRKYLLQEQLKIIKKELGLEKEDKEAIEEKFRERLKDRTVPQHIMDVINEELTKMALLDNHSSEFNVTRNYLDWLTSMPWGTNSEENLALDRAKEVLEEDHYGMDDVKKRILEFIAVSQLRGSTQGKILCFYGPPGVGKTSIARSIARALNREYFRFSVGGMTDVAEIKGHRRTYVGAMPGKIIQCLKKTKTENPLVLIDEVDKMGRGYQGDPSSALLELLDPEQNANFLDHYLDVPVDLSKVLFICTANVTDTIPEPLRDRMEMINVSGYVAQEKLAIAQRYLVPQLRSLCGLSEEKASISSEALGLLIRQYCRESGVRNLQKQVEKVFRKVAFSIVSGQLEEVSVTPDNLQEYVGKPVFTVDRMYDVTPPGVVMGLAWTAMGGSTLFIETSVRRPSVKDGKGEGSLELTGQLGDVMKESAKIASTFARAFLMQQEPENDFLVNSHLHLHVPEGATPKDGPSAGCTIVTALLSLATGRPVRPDVAMTGEVSLTGKILPVGGIKEKTIAARRARVTCIILPAENRKDFSDLPDYITEGLEVHFVEHYSQIYPVVFPKS; from the exons ATGGCGGTGTACATGAAGATGATGCGAGCAGCGGCACTTCTCCACAGTAAGCCCGCCCACGTTGTCAAACTCAAGCCGGCCGGGTGCTTGAGGTCCGGCCTACACCGGGCTGACACACCGGACCCGGGCGGGTTCCGCTCGGTTCGTCTGTACAACAGCAGCGGCTCGCTTCACGCGTCCGACATGACGGCAGGACCTGGTCGCTGGATGCGGGTGACCGGCGTCCATTCCGGACTCCTCACATCGTCGTCATGCCGCCCCAGAGCCTTCGGGAACCGGGCGAGCGGCGCCGGCTTCTCCGGGGAGGACGGCGCGgagagcggcggcggcggcgacggctcGGGAGGAGAGGAgtccggcggcggcggcgtaggtgagGACGGAGGAGCGGCGTACGCTGGAGCTCAGATGACGGCTCTGACCCCCATGATGGTGCCGGAGGTGTTCCCCAATGTGCCACTGATCGCCGTGAGCAGGAACCCCGTGTTCCCCCGGTTCATCAAGATCATAGAG gtgaaaaacaaaaacctgatGGAGCTGCTAAGGAGGAAGGTCCGCCTGGCGCAGCCCTACGCCGGAGTCTTCCTCAAGAGAGACGACAA CAACGAGTCGGACGTGGTGGAGTCCCTGGACGCCGTCTACGGCACGGGGACCTTCGTGCAGATCCACGAGATGCAGGACCTCGGCGACAAGCTGAGGATGATCGTCATGGGCCACCGCAG GGTCCGCATCACGAGGCGTCTGGAGGTGGAGGCCGAGGAGGAggacgcggcggcggcggcggcggaaccCGCGTGGTCGCCCGAGTCGGAGCCCCGAGCCATAGCTGCGTCCGGGCGCAAGGCCAAGCGCAGTCGGACGGAACCGGCGGGCGAGCCGGCCGAGCAGCTGGACCACAAA ATTGCGGAAGCAGACCTGACGCCAGAACTCCGGCCTCTGCCCTCCTCCGGCGTCCTCATGGTGGAAGTGGACAACGTCCTCCACGAGCACTTCACCGTCACGGAGGAAGTCAAG GCGCTGACGGCCGAGATCGTCAAGACCATCCGTGACATCATCGCACTTAACCCCCTCTACAG GGAGTCTgttctgcagatgatgcaggcGGGCCAGCGTGTGGTGGACAACCCCATCTACCTGAGCGACATGGGCGCCGCGCTAACGGGGGCCGAGTCACACGAGCTGCAGGACGTCCTGGAGGAAACCAAC ATCCCCAAGCGTCTGTACAAAGCTCTTTCTCTGCTCAAGAAGGAGTTTGAGCTCAGCAAGTTGCAGCAGCGTCTGGGCCGAGAG GTGGAGGAGAAAATCAAGCAGACTCACAGGAAGTACCTGTTACAGGAGCAACTCAAGATTATCAAGAAG GAGTTGGGTCTGGAGAAGGAAGACAAGGAGGCCATCGAGGAGAAGTTCCGTGAGCGCTTGAAGGACAGGACGGTCCCTCAGCACATCATGGACGTCATCAACGAGGAGCTCACCAAGATGGCGCTGCTCGACAACCACTCCTCGGAGTTCAA tGTGACCCGCAATTACCTGGACTGGTTAACCAGCATGCCCTGGGGCACCAACAGTGAGGAGAACCTGGCCTTGGACAGAGCCAAGGAGGTTCTGGAGGAAGATCATTATGGGATGGATGATGTGAAGAAGCGCATATTG GAGTTTATAGCAGTCAGCCAGCTGCGAGGGTCCACGCAGGGCAAGATCCTGTGCTTCTACGGCCCCCCGGGGGTGGGCAAGACCTCCATCGCCCGCTCCATCGCCCGCGCCCTCAACCGCGAGTACTTCAGGTTCAGTGTGGGCGGCATGACGGATGTTGCCGAAATCAAAGGACACAG GAGGACGTATGTTGGTGCGATGCCGGGGAAGATCATCCAGTGCCtcaagaaaaccaaaacagaGAACCCTCTGGTTCTGATAGATGAG GTGGACAAAATGGGCCGCGGGTATCAGGGCGACCCGTCCTCGGCTCTGCTGGAGCTTCTGGACCCCGAGCAGAACGCAAACTTCCTGGACCACTACCTAGATGTTCCCGTGGATCTTTCCAAG GTTCTCTTCATCTGCACGGCCAACGTGACCGACACCATCCCGGAACCTCTCCGAGACCGCATGGAGATGATCAATGTGTCTGGATACGTAGCTCAGGAGAAACTGGCCATCGCCCAG CGCTACCTGGTCCCACAGTTGCGCTCGCTGTGCGGCCTGAGCGAGGAGAAGGCGTCCATCTCGTCTGAAGCTCTCGGTCTACTGATCCGGCAGTACTGCAGAGAGTCCGGCGTCAGGAACCTGCAGAAACAAGTGGAAAAG GTTTTCCGCAAGGTTGCGTTCTCCATCGTCAGTGGACAGCTGGAAGAGGTCAGCGTGACTCCAGACAACCTGCAGGAGTACGTCGGGAAACCGGTTTTCACCGTGGACAGGATGTATGACGTCACGCCGCCGGGAGTCGTCATGGGGCTGGCCTGGACCGCCATGG GAGGCTCCACTCTGTTCATCGAGACGTCCGTGCGTCGTCCTTCCGTGAAAGACGGCAAAGGAGAAGGTTCTCTGGAGCTAACGG GTCAGCTGGGCGACGTCATGAAGGAAAGCGCCAAAATCGCTTCAACCTTCGCCAGAGCGTTCCTAATGCAGCAAGAACCTGAAAACGACTTCCTGGTCAACTCTCACCTGCACCTTCACGTTCCTGAG GGGGCCACCCCCAAGGACGGCCCGAGTGCCGGCTGCACCATCGTTACGGCCCTGTTGTCCCTGGCGACCGGTCGGCCCGTGCGTCCCGACGTCGCCATGACCGGCGAGGTGTCCCTGACCGGGAAAATACTTCCCGTGGGAGGAATCAAGGAGAAAACCATCGCG GCCCGACGCGCCAGAGTGACGTGCATCATCCTGCCGGCGGAGAACAGGAAGGACTTCTCGGACCTGCCGGACTACATCACGGAGGGCCTGGAGGTGCACTTTGTGGAGCACTACAGTCAAATTTACCCTGTGGTCTTCCCTAAGTCCTAA
- the lonp1 gene encoding lon protease homolog, mitochondrial isoform X2: MTAGPGRWMRVTGVHSGLLTSSSCRPRAFGNRASGAGFSGEDGAESGGGGDGSGGEESGGGGVGEDGGAAYAGAQMTALTPMMVPEVFPNVPLIAVSRNPVFPRFIKIIEVKNKNLMELLRRKVRLAQPYAGVFLKRDDNNESDVVESLDAVYGTGTFVQIHEMQDLGDKLRMIVMGHRRVRITRRLEVEAEEEDAAAAAAEPAWSPESEPRAIAASGRKAKRSRTEPAGEPAEQLDHKIAEADLTPELRPLPSSGVLMVEVDNVLHEHFTVTEEVKALTAEIVKTIRDIIALNPLYRESVLQMMQAGQRVVDNPIYLSDMGAALTGAESHELQDVLEETNIPKRLYKALSLLKKEFELSKLQQRLGREVEEKIKQTHRKYLLQEQLKIIKKELGLEKEDKEAIEEKFRERLKDRTVPQHIMDVINEELTKMALLDNHSSEFNVTRNYLDWLTSMPWGTNSEENLALDRAKEVLEEDHYGMDDVKKRILEFIAVSQLRGSTQGKILCFYGPPGVGKTSIARSIARALNREYFRFSVGGMTDVAEIKGHRRTYVGAMPGKIIQCLKKTKTENPLVLIDEVDKMGRGYQGDPSSALLELLDPEQNANFLDHYLDVPVDLSKVLFICTANVTDTIPEPLRDRMEMINVSGYVAQEKLAIAQRYLVPQLRSLCGLSEEKASISSEALGLLIRQYCRESGVRNLQKQVEKVFRKVAFSIVSGQLEEVSVTPDNLQEYVGKPVFTVDRMYDVTPPGVVMGLAWTAMGGSTLFIETSVRRPSVKDGKGEGSLELTGQLGDVMKESAKIASTFARAFLMQQEPENDFLVNSHLHLHVPEGATPKDGPSAGCTIVTALLSLATGRPVRPDVAMTGEVSLTGKILPVGGIKEKTIAARRARVTCIILPAENRKDFSDLPDYITEGLEVHFVEHYSQIYPVVFPKS, encoded by the exons ATGACGGCAGGACCTGGTCGCTGGATGCGGGTGACCGGCGTCCATTCCGGACTCCTCACATCGTCGTCATGCCGCCCCAGAGCCTTCGGGAACCGGGCGAGCGGCGCCGGCTTCTCCGGGGAGGACGGCGCGgagagcggcggcggcggcgacggctcGGGAGGAGAGGAgtccggcggcggcggcgtaggtgagGACGGAGGAGCGGCGTACGCTGGAGCTCAGATGACGGCTCTGACCCCCATGATGGTGCCGGAGGTGTTCCCCAATGTGCCACTGATCGCCGTGAGCAGGAACCCCGTGTTCCCCCGGTTCATCAAGATCATAGAG gtgaaaaacaaaaacctgatGGAGCTGCTAAGGAGGAAGGTCCGCCTGGCGCAGCCCTACGCCGGAGTCTTCCTCAAGAGAGACGACAA CAACGAGTCGGACGTGGTGGAGTCCCTGGACGCCGTCTACGGCACGGGGACCTTCGTGCAGATCCACGAGATGCAGGACCTCGGCGACAAGCTGAGGATGATCGTCATGGGCCACCGCAG GGTCCGCATCACGAGGCGTCTGGAGGTGGAGGCCGAGGAGGAggacgcggcggcggcggcggcggaaccCGCGTGGTCGCCCGAGTCGGAGCCCCGAGCCATAGCTGCGTCCGGGCGCAAGGCCAAGCGCAGTCGGACGGAACCGGCGGGCGAGCCGGCCGAGCAGCTGGACCACAAA ATTGCGGAAGCAGACCTGACGCCAGAACTCCGGCCTCTGCCCTCCTCCGGCGTCCTCATGGTGGAAGTGGACAACGTCCTCCACGAGCACTTCACCGTCACGGAGGAAGTCAAG GCGCTGACGGCCGAGATCGTCAAGACCATCCGTGACATCATCGCACTTAACCCCCTCTACAG GGAGTCTgttctgcagatgatgcaggcGGGCCAGCGTGTGGTGGACAACCCCATCTACCTGAGCGACATGGGCGCCGCGCTAACGGGGGCCGAGTCACACGAGCTGCAGGACGTCCTGGAGGAAACCAAC ATCCCCAAGCGTCTGTACAAAGCTCTTTCTCTGCTCAAGAAGGAGTTTGAGCTCAGCAAGTTGCAGCAGCGTCTGGGCCGAGAG GTGGAGGAGAAAATCAAGCAGACTCACAGGAAGTACCTGTTACAGGAGCAACTCAAGATTATCAAGAAG GAGTTGGGTCTGGAGAAGGAAGACAAGGAGGCCATCGAGGAGAAGTTCCGTGAGCGCTTGAAGGACAGGACGGTCCCTCAGCACATCATGGACGTCATCAACGAGGAGCTCACCAAGATGGCGCTGCTCGACAACCACTCCTCGGAGTTCAA tGTGACCCGCAATTACCTGGACTGGTTAACCAGCATGCCCTGGGGCACCAACAGTGAGGAGAACCTGGCCTTGGACAGAGCCAAGGAGGTTCTGGAGGAAGATCATTATGGGATGGATGATGTGAAGAAGCGCATATTG GAGTTTATAGCAGTCAGCCAGCTGCGAGGGTCCACGCAGGGCAAGATCCTGTGCTTCTACGGCCCCCCGGGGGTGGGCAAGACCTCCATCGCCCGCTCCATCGCCCGCGCCCTCAACCGCGAGTACTTCAGGTTCAGTGTGGGCGGCATGACGGATGTTGCCGAAATCAAAGGACACAG GAGGACGTATGTTGGTGCGATGCCGGGGAAGATCATCCAGTGCCtcaagaaaaccaaaacagaGAACCCTCTGGTTCTGATAGATGAG GTGGACAAAATGGGCCGCGGGTATCAGGGCGACCCGTCCTCGGCTCTGCTGGAGCTTCTGGACCCCGAGCAGAACGCAAACTTCCTGGACCACTACCTAGATGTTCCCGTGGATCTTTCCAAG GTTCTCTTCATCTGCACGGCCAACGTGACCGACACCATCCCGGAACCTCTCCGAGACCGCATGGAGATGATCAATGTGTCTGGATACGTAGCTCAGGAGAAACTGGCCATCGCCCAG CGCTACCTGGTCCCACAGTTGCGCTCGCTGTGCGGCCTGAGCGAGGAGAAGGCGTCCATCTCGTCTGAAGCTCTCGGTCTACTGATCCGGCAGTACTGCAGAGAGTCCGGCGTCAGGAACCTGCAGAAACAAGTGGAAAAG GTTTTCCGCAAGGTTGCGTTCTCCATCGTCAGTGGACAGCTGGAAGAGGTCAGCGTGACTCCAGACAACCTGCAGGAGTACGTCGGGAAACCGGTTTTCACCGTGGACAGGATGTATGACGTCACGCCGCCGGGAGTCGTCATGGGGCTGGCCTGGACCGCCATGG GAGGCTCCACTCTGTTCATCGAGACGTCCGTGCGTCGTCCTTCCGTGAAAGACGGCAAAGGAGAAGGTTCTCTGGAGCTAACGG GTCAGCTGGGCGACGTCATGAAGGAAAGCGCCAAAATCGCTTCAACCTTCGCCAGAGCGTTCCTAATGCAGCAAGAACCTGAAAACGACTTCCTGGTCAACTCTCACCTGCACCTTCACGTTCCTGAG GGGGCCACCCCCAAGGACGGCCCGAGTGCCGGCTGCACCATCGTTACGGCCCTGTTGTCCCTGGCGACCGGTCGGCCCGTGCGTCCCGACGTCGCCATGACCGGCGAGGTGTCCCTGACCGGGAAAATACTTCCCGTGGGAGGAATCAAGGAGAAAACCATCGCG GCCCGACGCGCCAGAGTGACGTGCATCATCCTGCCGGCGGAGAACAGGAAGGACTTCTCGGACCTGCCGGACTACATCACGGAGGGCCTGGAGGTGCACTTTGTGGAGCACTACAGTCAAATTTACCCTGTGGTCTTCCCTAAGTCCTAA